A part of Cardiocondyla obscurior isolate alpha-2009 linkage group LG23, Cobs3.1, whole genome shotgun sequence genomic DNA contains:
- the LOC139111334 gene encoding COMM domain-containing protein 8: MENTQSLYISLFNDEKSDVLKELLHACVDEICGRPGPSYRKFVNSMDWTKTEYEGVYKLISSLLRNPASLYLVEEKMPQEYHELPEQVQQNILTCLKVRREQLTDALLREHYKSKLPTVVDHDWRLKLVMGSSKMASLRESLLQLDLIVEDKESRRIINLELNKDELDTMINCLERIT; the protein is encoded by the exons ATGGAGAATACTCAATCGTTGTATATTAGCCTTTTCAACGATGAGAAAAGCGACGTTTTGAAGGAG TTGTTACATGCATGCGTTGATGAGATCTGTGGTCGCCCAGGACCATCTTACCGCAAATTTGTCAACAGCATGGATTGGACCAAAACAGAATATGAAGGAGTTTACAAGCTAATATCGTCACTACTACGAAATCCTGCGTCTCTCTACTTAGTGGAGGAAAAG aTGCCACAAGAATATCATGAATTACCTGAGCAAGTTCAACAAAATATTCTTACTTGCTTGAAAGTGCGCAGGGAACAGCTGACTGATGCTTTATTGAGGGAACATTACAAAAGCAAATTGCCTACAGTAGTTGATCACGATTGGAGACTGAAG TTGGTGATGGGTTCGAGCAAAATGGCTTCATTAAGAGAATCTCTACTCCAGTTGGATCTCATAGTAGAAGATAAAGAATCTCGACGTATCATCAATCTAGAATTGAATAAAGACGAATTAGACACAATGATAAACTGTTTAGAAAGaataacgtaa
- the LOC139111333 gene encoding protein phosphatase inhibitor 2 translates to MAENLSKRPSKGILKTSSSFDNPEAPRPSKETTWDEMNIIATLHPADKDYGHMKIEEPKTPYNFEGLQNEHEFDQLDANTLAAKLAGGSKPKIFEESSEEEEDEETPEEKERRKAFEAKRKGHYREWHAVQMARRLLEQEELEEEDEDGESKNTEENSSEEENNFDTRFKCMPSCDRTEKK, encoded by the exons ATGGCAGAAAACCTGTCGAAACGGCCTTCCAAGGGTATTCTCAAGACGTCTAGCAGTTTTGACAATCCGGAAGCGCCTAG ACCGAGCAAAGAAACAACATGGGACGAGATGAACATTATTGCCACTCTTCATCCTGCTGATAAAGACTATGGTCACATGAAGATTGAAGAACCAAAAACCCCATATAATTTTGAGGGCCTCCAAAATGAACATGAGTTTGATCAGTTAGATGCAAATACTCTTGCAGCAAA ATTAGCTGGAGGTAGTAAGCCAAAAATCTTTGAAGAATCAagtgaagaagaagaggatGAGGAAACTCCTGAAGAAAAAG AAAGGAGAAAAGCCTTTGAGGCTAAAAGAAAGGGCCATTATCGGGAGTGGCATGCTGTACAAATGGCGAGACGACTTTTAGAGCAGGAAGAATTAGAAGAAGAGGACGAAGATGGCGAGAGTAAAAATACCGAGGAAAATTCATCAGAGgaagaaaacaattttgatACTCGTTTCAAATGCATGCCGTCCTGTGATAGAaccgaaaagaaataa